A section of the Haliaeetus albicilla chromosome 6, bHalAlb1.1, whole genome shotgun sequence genome encodes:
- the ZNF384 gene encoding zinc finger protein 384 isoform X3: MEESHFNSSPYFWPAVPTVSGQIENTMFINKMKEQLLPAEKGCSLAPPHYPALLTVPTSVALPTGISMDSDTKPEQLTPHSQAPVTQNITVVPVQSAGLMTAGPGLVITSPSGSLVTTAASAQTFPISAPMIVSALPPGSQAALQVVPDLSKKGTTTLSEGGGGGGGGGVAPKPPRGRKKKRLQESGLPEMSDPFVLSNEDDEDQHKDGKTYSSSVSSGTNEAWFPAALSCVDSLMSNQGCRMCSLTFYSKSEMQIHSKSHTETKPHKCPHCSKSFANSSYLAQHIRIHSGAKPYTCSYCQKAFRQLSHLQQHTRIHSKLHTAIVKPHKCPHCSKSFANTSYLAQHLRIHSGAKPYTCRYCQKAFRQLSHLQQHTRIHTGDRPYKCAHPGCEKAFTQLSNLQSHRRQHNKDKPFKCHNCHRAYTDAASLEVHLATHTVKHAKVYTCSICSRAYTSETYLMKHMRKHNIPDPQQQVVQAQAQASQQQQHFQPQGGGAAGGPSGDTNQPNPPPQCSFDLTPYKTSEHHKDICLTVSTSAIQVEHLSSS, translated from the exons ATGGAAGAATCTCATTTCAACTCCTCCCCGTACTTCTGGCCAGCAGTGCCCACCGTCTCAGGACAG ATTGAGAACACCATGTTTATTAACAAGATGAAGGAGCAGCTATTGCCCGCAGAGAagggctgcagcctggctcCCCCCCACTACCCTGCCTTGCTGACAGTACCCACCTCTGTGGCCCTACCCACTGGTATCTCCATGGACTCGGACACCAAGCCGGAGCAGCTGACACCACACAGCCAAGCCCCTGTGACTCAGAACATCACCGTGGTACCGGTGCAGTCTGCTGGGCTCATGACAGCAG GTCCTGGTCTGGTGATAACTTCCCCGTCAGGTTCCTTGGTGACCACAGCCGCCTCTGCCCAAACCTTTCCCATCTCAGCTCCCATGATTGTCTCTGCACTACCCCCTGGCTCCCAGGCAGCCCTCCAGGTGGTTCCTGACCTGTCCAAGAAAGGGACAACCACCCTCTCCGAAGGTGGTGGGGGTGGCGGGGGTGGGGGAGTTGCCCCCAAACCGCCCCGGGGCCGGAAGAAGAAACGATTGCAGGAGTCGGGGCTGCCAGAGATGAGCGACCCCTTTGTGCTGTCAAACGAGGATGATGAGGACCAGCACAAGGATGGCAAGACATACAG tAGTTCCGTGAGCAGCGGAACTAATGAAGCCTGGTTTCCAGCGGCTCTCTCCTGTGTGGATTCTCTGATGTCTAATCAAGG GTGCCGGATGTGTTCGCTGACCTTCTACTCCAAGTCGGAGATGCAGATCCACTCCAAGTCCCATACGGAGACAAAGCCACACAAGTGTCCTCACTGCTCCAAGAGCTTCGCCAACAGCTCGTACCTGGCCCAGCACATTCGCATCCACTCAGGGGCCAAGCCCTACACGTGCAGCTACTGCCAGAAGGCCTTCCGCCAGCTCTcccacctgcagcagcacacaCG GATCCACTCCAAGCTCCACACGGCGATTGTCAAGCCGCACAAGTGTCCTCACTGCTCCAAGAGCTTCGCCAACACATCCTACCTGGCCCAGCACCTCCGCATCCACTCGGGGGCCAAGCCCTACACCTGCCGCTACTGCCAGAAGGCCTTCCGCCAGCTCTcccacctgcagcagcacacaCG TATCCACACCGGGGACCGACCCTACAAATGCGCTCACCCTGGGTGTGAAAAGGCTTTCACCCAGCTTTCCAACCTGCAG TCCCACAGACGGCAGCACAACAAAGACAAACCTTTCAAGTGCCACAACTGCCACCGTGCGTACACGGATGCTGCCTCCTTGGAGGTACACCTGGCTACGCACACGGTGAAACACGCCAAGGTCTACACCTGCTCCATCTGCAGCCGGGCCTACACCTCG GAGACATACCTGATGAAGCACATGCGGAAACACAACATCCCTGACCCACAGCAGCAGGTGGTTCAGGCACAAGCCCAGgcctctcagcagcagcagcacttccagccgcagggtgggggggcagcagggggcCCTTCTGGAGACACTAACCAACCCAACCCTCCCCCCCAGTGCTCCTTTGACCTGACTCCTTACAAGACTTCAGAGCATCACAAGGACATCTGCCTCACTGTCAGCACCAGCGCCATCCAAGTGGAGCACCTCTCCAGCTCCTAG
- the ZNF384 gene encoding zinc finger protein 384 isoform X4 has protein sequence MSGSYRAIGRVTCRVLVKMEESHFNSSPYFWPAVPTVSGQIENTMFINKMKEQLLPAEKGCSLAPPHYPALLTVPTSVALPTGISMDSDTKPEQLTPHSQAPVTQNITVVPVQSAGLMTAGPGLVITSPSGSLVTTAASAQTFPISAPMIVSALPPGSQAALQVVPDLSKKGTTTLSEGGGGGGGGGVAPKPPRGRKKKRLQESGLPEMSDPFVLSNEDDEDQHKDGKTYRCRMCSLTFYSKSEMQIHSKSHTETKPHKCPHCSKSFANSSYLAQHIRIHSGAKPYTCSYCQKAFRQLSHLQQHTRIHSKLHTAIVKPHKCPHCSKSFANTSYLAQHLRIHSGAKPYTCRYCQKAFRQLSHLQQHTRIHTGDRPYKCAHPGCEKAFTQLSNLQSHRRQHNKDKPFKCHNCHRAYTDAASLEVHLATHTVKHAKVYTCSICSRAYTSETYLMKHMRKHNIPDPQQQVVQAQAQASQQQQHFQPQGGGAAGGPSGDTNQPNPPPQCSFDLTPYKTSEHHKDICLTVSTSAIQVEHLSSS, from the exons ATGTCTGGTAGTTATAGAGCAATTGGAAGGGTTACGTGCAGAGTTCTGGTAAA GATGGAAGAATCTCATTTCAACTCCTCCCCGTACTTCTGGCCAGCAGTGCCCACCGTCTCAGGACAG ATTGAGAACACCATGTTTATTAACAAGATGAAGGAGCAGCTATTGCCCGCAGAGAagggctgcagcctggctcCCCCCCACTACCCTGCCTTGCTGACAGTACCCACCTCTGTGGCCCTACCCACTGGTATCTCCATGGACTCGGACACCAAGCCGGAGCAGCTGACACCACACAGCCAAGCCCCTGTGACTCAGAACATCACCGTGGTACCGGTGCAGTCTGCTGGGCTCATGACAGCAG GTCCTGGTCTGGTGATAACTTCCCCGTCAGGTTCCTTGGTGACCACAGCCGCCTCTGCCCAAACCTTTCCCATCTCAGCTCCCATGATTGTCTCTGCACTACCCCCTGGCTCCCAGGCAGCCCTCCAGGTGGTTCCTGACCTGTCCAAGAAAGGGACAACCACCCTCTCCGAAGGTGGTGGGGGTGGCGGGGGTGGGGGAGTTGCCCCCAAACCGCCCCGGGGCCGGAAGAAGAAACGATTGCAGGAGTCGGGGCTGCCAGAGATGAGCGACCCCTTTGTGCTGTCAAACGAGGATGATGAGGACCAGCACAAGGATGGCAAGACATACAG GTGCCGGATGTGTTCGCTGACCTTCTACTCCAAGTCGGAGATGCAGATCCACTCCAAGTCCCATACGGAGACAAAGCCACACAAGTGTCCTCACTGCTCCAAGAGCTTCGCCAACAGCTCGTACCTGGCCCAGCACATTCGCATCCACTCAGGGGCCAAGCCCTACACGTGCAGCTACTGCCAGAAGGCCTTCCGCCAGCTCTcccacctgcagcagcacacaCG GATCCACTCCAAGCTCCACACGGCGATTGTCAAGCCGCACAAGTGTCCTCACTGCTCCAAGAGCTTCGCCAACACATCCTACCTGGCCCAGCACCTCCGCATCCACTCGGGGGCCAAGCCCTACACCTGCCGCTACTGCCAGAAGGCCTTCCGCCAGCTCTcccacctgcagcagcacacaCG TATCCACACCGGGGACCGACCCTACAAATGCGCTCACCCTGGGTGTGAAAAGGCTTTCACCCAGCTTTCCAACCTGCAG TCCCACAGACGGCAGCACAACAAAGACAAACCTTTCAAGTGCCACAACTGCCACCGTGCGTACACGGATGCTGCCTCCTTGGAGGTACACCTGGCTACGCACACGGTGAAACACGCCAAGGTCTACACCTGCTCCATCTGCAGCCGGGCCTACACCTCG GAGACATACCTGATGAAGCACATGCGGAAACACAACATCCCTGACCCACAGCAGCAGGTGGTTCAGGCACAAGCCCAGgcctctcagcagcagcagcacttccagccgcagggtgggggggcagcagggggcCCTTCTGGAGACACTAACCAACCCAACCCTCCCCCCCAGTGCTCCTTTGACCTGACTCCTTACAAGACTTCAGAGCATCACAAGGACATCTGCCTCACTGTCAGCACCAGCGCCATCCAAGTGGAGCACCTCTCCAGCTCCTAG
- the ZNF384 gene encoding zinc finger protein 384 isoform X1: MSGSYRAIGRVTCRVLVKMEESHFNSSPYFWPAVPTVSGQIENTMFINKMKEQLLPAEKGCSLAPPHYPALLTVPTSVALPTGISMDSDTKPEQLTPHSQAPVTQNITVVPVQSAGLMTAGPGLVITSPSGSLVTTAASAQTFPISAPMIVSALPPGSQAALQVVPDLSKKGTTTLSEGGGGGGGGGVAPKPPRGRKKKRLQESGLPEMSDPFVLSNEDDEDQHKDGKTYSSSVSSGTNEAWFPAALSCVDSLMSNQGCRMCSLTFYSKSEMQIHSKSHTETKPHKCPHCSKSFANSSYLAQHIRIHSGAKPYTCSYCQKAFRQLSHLQQHTRIHSKLHTAIVKPHKCPHCSKSFANTSYLAQHLRIHSGAKPYTCRYCQKAFRQLSHLQQHTRIHTGDRPYKCAHPGCEKAFTQLSNLQSHRRQHNKDKPFKCHNCHRAYTDAASLEVHLATHTVKHAKVYTCSICSRAYTSETYLMKHMRKHNIPDPQQQVVQAQAQASQQQQHFQPQGGGAAGGPSGDTNQPNPPPQCSFDLTPYKTSEHHKDICLTVSTSAIQVEHLSSS; this comes from the exons ATGTCTGGTAGTTATAGAGCAATTGGAAGGGTTACGTGCAGAGTTCTGGTAAA GATGGAAGAATCTCATTTCAACTCCTCCCCGTACTTCTGGCCAGCAGTGCCCACCGTCTCAGGACAG ATTGAGAACACCATGTTTATTAACAAGATGAAGGAGCAGCTATTGCCCGCAGAGAagggctgcagcctggctcCCCCCCACTACCCTGCCTTGCTGACAGTACCCACCTCTGTGGCCCTACCCACTGGTATCTCCATGGACTCGGACACCAAGCCGGAGCAGCTGACACCACACAGCCAAGCCCCTGTGACTCAGAACATCACCGTGGTACCGGTGCAGTCTGCTGGGCTCATGACAGCAG GTCCTGGTCTGGTGATAACTTCCCCGTCAGGTTCCTTGGTGACCACAGCCGCCTCTGCCCAAACCTTTCCCATCTCAGCTCCCATGATTGTCTCTGCACTACCCCCTGGCTCCCAGGCAGCCCTCCAGGTGGTTCCTGACCTGTCCAAGAAAGGGACAACCACCCTCTCCGAAGGTGGTGGGGGTGGCGGGGGTGGGGGAGTTGCCCCCAAACCGCCCCGGGGCCGGAAGAAGAAACGATTGCAGGAGTCGGGGCTGCCAGAGATGAGCGACCCCTTTGTGCTGTCAAACGAGGATGATGAGGACCAGCACAAGGATGGCAAGACATACAG tAGTTCCGTGAGCAGCGGAACTAATGAAGCCTGGTTTCCAGCGGCTCTCTCCTGTGTGGATTCTCTGATGTCTAATCAAGG GTGCCGGATGTGTTCGCTGACCTTCTACTCCAAGTCGGAGATGCAGATCCACTCCAAGTCCCATACGGAGACAAAGCCACACAAGTGTCCTCACTGCTCCAAGAGCTTCGCCAACAGCTCGTACCTGGCCCAGCACATTCGCATCCACTCAGGGGCCAAGCCCTACACGTGCAGCTACTGCCAGAAGGCCTTCCGCCAGCTCTcccacctgcagcagcacacaCG GATCCACTCCAAGCTCCACACGGCGATTGTCAAGCCGCACAAGTGTCCTCACTGCTCCAAGAGCTTCGCCAACACATCCTACCTGGCCCAGCACCTCCGCATCCACTCGGGGGCCAAGCCCTACACCTGCCGCTACTGCCAGAAGGCCTTCCGCCAGCTCTcccacctgcagcagcacacaCG TATCCACACCGGGGACCGACCCTACAAATGCGCTCACCCTGGGTGTGAAAAGGCTTTCACCCAGCTTTCCAACCTGCAG TCCCACAGACGGCAGCACAACAAAGACAAACCTTTCAAGTGCCACAACTGCCACCGTGCGTACACGGATGCTGCCTCCTTGGAGGTACACCTGGCTACGCACACGGTGAAACACGCCAAGGTCTACACCTGCTCCATCTGCAGCCGGGCCTACACCTCG GAGACATACCTGATGAAGCACATGCGGAAACACAACATCCCTGACCCACAGCAGCAGGTGGTTCAGGCACAAGCCCAGgcctctcagcagcagcagcacttccagccgcagggtgggggggcagcagggggcCCTTCTGGAGACACTAACCAACCCAACCCTCCCCCCCAGTGCTCCTTTGACCTGACTCCTTACAAGACTTCAGAGCATCACAAGGACATCTGCCTCACTGTCAGCACCAGCGCCATCCAAGTGGAGCACCTCTCCAGCTCCTAG
- the ZNF384 gene encoding zinc finger protein 384 isoform X2, giving the protein MSGSYRAIGRVTCRVLVKMEESHFNSSPYFWPAVPTVSGQIENTMFINKMKEQLLPAEKGCSLAPPHYPALLTVPTSVALPTGISMDSDTKPEQLTPHSQAPVTQNITVVPVQSAGLMTAGPGLVITSPSGSLVTTAASAQTFPISAPMIVSALPPGSQAALQVVPDLSKKGTTTLSEGGGGGGGGGVAPKPPRGRKKKRLQESGLPEMSDPFVLSNEDDEDQHKDGKTYSSVSSGTNEAWFPAALSCVDSLMSNQGCRMCSLTFYSKSEMQIHSKSHTETKPHKCPHCSKSFANSSYLAQHIRIHSGAKPYTCSYCQKAFRQLSHLQQHTRIHSKLHTAIVKPHKCPHCSKSFANTSYLAQHLRIHSGAKPYTCRYCQKAFRQLSHLQQHTRIHTGDRPYKCAHPGCEKAFTQLSNLQSHRRQHNKDKPFKCHNCHRAYTDAASLEVHLATHTVKHAKVYTCSICSRAYTSETYLMKHMRKHNIPDPQQQVVQAQAQASQQQQHFQPQGGGAAGGPSGDTNQPNPPPQCSFDLTPYKTSEHHKDICLTVSTSAIQVEHLSSS; this is encoded by the exons ATGTCTGGTAGTTATAGAGCAATTGGAAGGGTTACGTGCAGAGTTCTGGTAAA GATGGAAGAATCTCATTTCAACTCCTCCCCGTACTTCTGGCCAGCAGTGCCCACCGTCTCAGGACAG ATTGAGAACACCATGTTTATTAACAAGATGAAGGAGCAGCTATTGCCCGCAGAGAagggctgcagcctggctcCCCCCCACTACCCTGCCTTGCTGACAGTACCCACCTCTGTGGCCCTACCCACTGGTATCTCCATGGACTCGGACACCAAGCCGGAGCAGCTGACACCACACAGCCAAGCCCCTGTGACTCAGAACATCACCGTGGTACCGGTGCAGTCTGCTGGGCTCATGACAGCAG GTCCTGGTCTGGTGATAACTTCCCCGTCAGGTTCCTTGGTGACCACAGCCGCCTCTGCCCAAACCTTTCCCATCTCAGCTCCCATGATTGTCTCTGCACTACCCCCTGGCTCCCAGGCAGCCCTCCAGGTGGTTCCTGACCTGTCCAAGAAAGGGACAACCACCCTCTCCGAAGGTGGTGGGGGTGGCGGGGGTGGGGGAGTTGCCCCCAAACCGCCCCGGGGCCGGAAGAAGAAACGATTGCAGGAGTCGGGGCTGCCAGAGATGAGCGACCCCTTTGTGCTGTCAAACGAGGATGATGAGGACCAGCACAAGGATGGCAAGACATACAG TTCCGTGAGCAGCGGAACTAATGAAGCCTGGTTTCCAGCGGCTCTCTCCTGTGTGGATTCTCTGATGTCTAATCAAGG GTGCCGGATGTGTTCGCTGACCTTCTACTCCAAGTCGGAGATGCAGATCCACTCCAAGTCCCATACGGAGACAAAGCCACACAAGTGTCCTCACTGCTCCAAGAGCTTCGCCAACAGCTCGTACCTGGCCCAGCACATTCGCATCCACTCAGGGGCCAAGCCCTACACGTGCAGCTACTGCCAGAAGGCCTTCCGCCAGCTCTcccacctgcagcagcacacaCG GATCCACTCCAAGCTCCACACGGCGATTGTCAAGCCGCACAAGTGTCCTCACTGCTCCAAGAGCTTCGCCAACACATCCTACCTGGCCCAGCACCTCCGCATCCACTCGGGGGCCAAGCCCTACACCTGCCGCTACTGCCAGAAGGCCTTCCGCCAGCTCTcccacctgcagcagcacacaCG TATCCACACCGGGGACCGACCCTACAAATGCGCTCACCCTGGGTGTGAAAAGGCTTTCACCCAGCTTTCCAACCTGCAG TCCCACAGACGGCAGCACAACAAAGACAAACCTTTCAAGTGCCACAACTGCCACCGTGCGTACACGGATGCTGCCTCCTTGGAGGTACACCTGGCTACGCACACGGTGAAACACGCCAAGGTCTACACCTGCTCCATCTGCAGCCGGGCCTACACCTCG GAGACATACCTGATGAAGCACATGCGGAAACACAACATCCCTGACCCACAGCAGCAGGTGGTTCAGGCACAAGCCCAGgcctctcagcagcagcagcacttccagccgcagggtgggggggcagcagggggcCCTTCTGGAGACACTAACCAACCCAACCCTCCCCCCCAGTGCTCCTTTGACCTGACTCCTTACAAGACTTCAGAGCATCACAAGGACATCTGCCTCACTGTCAGCACCAGCGCCATCCAAGTGGAGCACCTCTCCAGCTCCTAG
- the ZNF384 gene encoding zinc finger protein 384 isoform X5, whose translation MSGSYRAIGRVTCRVLVKMEESHFNSSPYFWPAVPTVSGQIENTMFINKMKEQLLPAEKGCSLAPPHYPALLTVPTSVALPTGISMDSDTKPEQLTPHSQAPVTQNITVVPVQSAGLMTAGPGLVITSPSGSLVTTAASAQTFPISAPMIVSALPPGSQAALQVVPDLSKKGTTTLSEGGGGGGGGGVAPKPPRGRKKKRLQESGLPEMSDPFVLSNEDDEDQHKDGKTYSSSVSSGTNEAWFPAALSCVDSLMSNQGCRMCSLTFYSKSEMQIHSKSHTETKPHKCPHCSKSFANSSYLAQHIRIHSGAKPYTCSYCQKAFRQLSHLQQHTRIHTGDRPYKCAHPGCEKAFTQLSNLQSHRRQHNKDKPFKCHNCHRAYTDAASLEVHLATHTVKHAKVYTCSICSRAYTSETYLMKHMRKHNIPDPQQQVVQAQAQASQQQQHFQPQGGGAAGGPSGDTNQPNPPPQCSFDLTPYKTSEHHKDICLTVSTSAIQVEHLSSS comes from the exons ATGTCTGGTAGTTATAGAGCAATTGGAAGGGTTACGTGCAGAGTTCTGGTAAA GATGGAAGAATCTCATTTCAACTCCTCCCCGTACTTCTGGCCAGCAGTGCCCACCGTCTCAGGACAG ATTGAGAACACCATGTTTATTAACAAGATGAAGGAGCAGCTATTGCCCGCAGAGAagggctgcagcctggctcCCCCCCACTACCCTGCCTTGCTGACAGTACCCACCTCTGTGGCCCTACCCACTGGTATCTCCATGGACTCGGACACCAAGCCGGAGCAGCTGACACCACACAGCCAAGCCCCTGTGACTCAGAACATCACCGTGGTACCGGTGCAGTCTGCTGGGCTCATGACAGCAG GTCCTGGTCTGGTGATAACTTCCCCGTCAGGTTCCTTGGTGACCACAGCCGCCTCTGCCCAAACCTTTCCCATCTCAGCTCCCATGATTGTCTCTGCACTACCCCCTGGCTCCCAGGCAGCCCTCCAGGTGGTTCCTGACCTGTCCAAGAAAGGGACAACCACCCTCTCCGAAGGTGGTGGGGGTGGCGGGGGTGGGGGAGTTGCCCCCAAACCGCCCCGGGGCCGGAAGAAGAAACGATTGCAGGAGTCGGGGCTGCCAGAGATGAGCGACCCCTTTGTGCTGTCAAACGAGGATGATGAGGACCAGCACAAGGATGGCAAGACATACAG tAGTTCCGTGAGCAGCGGAACTAATGAAGCCTGGTTTCCAGCGGCTCTCTCCTGTGTGGATTCTCTGATGTCTAATCAAGG GTGCCGGATGTGTTCGCTGACCTTCTACTCCAAGTCGGAGATGCAGATCCACTCCAAGTCCCATACGGAGACAAAGCCACACAAGTGTCCTCACTGCTCCAAGAGCTTCGCCAACAGCTCGTACCTGGCCCAGCACATTCGCATCCACTCAGGGGCCAAGCCCTACACGTGCAGCTACTGCCAGAAGGCCTTCCGCCAGCTCTcccacctgcagcagcacacaCG TATCCACACCGGGGACCGACCCTACAAATGCGCTCACCCTGGGTGTGAAAAGGCTTTCACCCAGCTTTCCAACCTGCAG TCCCACAGACGGCAGCACAACAAAGACAAACCTTTCAAGTGCCACAACTGCCACCGTGCGTACACGGATGCTGCCTCCTTGGAGGTACACCTGGCTACGCACACGGTGAAACACGCCAAGGTCTACACCTGCTCCATCTGCAGCCGGGCCTACACCTCG GAGACATACCTGATGAAGCACATGCGGAAACACAACATCCCTGACCCACAGCAGCAGGTGGTTCAGGCACAAGCCCAGgcctctcagcagcagcagcacttccagccgcagggtgggggggcagcagggggcCCTTCTGGAGACACTAACCAACCCAACCCTCCCCCCCAGTGCTCCTTTGACCTGACTCCTTACAAGACTTCAGAGCATCACAAGGACATCTGCCTCACTGTCAGCACCAGCGCCATCCAAGTGGAGCACCTCTCCAGCTCCTAG
- the ZNF384 gene encoding zinc finger protein 384 isoform X6, translated as MSGSYRAIGRVTCRVLVKMEESHFNSSPYFWPAVPTVSGQIENTMFINKMKEQLLPAEKGCSLAPPHYPALLTVPTSVALPTGISMDSDTKPEQLTPHSQAPVTQNITVVPVQSAGLMTAGPGLVITSPSGSLVTTAASAQTFPISAPMIVSALPPGSQAALQVVPDLSKKGTTTLSEGGGGGGGGGVAPKPPRGRKKKRLQESGLPEMSDPFVLSNEDDEDQHKDGKTYRCRMCSLTFYSKSEMQIHSKSHTETKPHKCPHCSKSFANSSYLAQHIRIHSGAKPYTCSYCQKAFRQLSHLQQHTRIHTGDRPYKCAHPGCEKAFTQLSNLQSHRRQHNKDKPFKCHNCHRAYTDAASLEVHLATHTVKHAKVYTCSICSRAYTSETYLMKHMRKHNIPDPQQQVVQAQAQASQQQQHFQPQGGGAAGGPSGDTNQPNPPPQCSFDLTPYKTSEHHKDICLTVSTSAIQVEHLSSS; from the exons ATGTCTGGTAGTTATAGAGCAATTGGAAGGGTTACGTGCAGAGTTCTGGTAAA GATGGAAGAATCTCATTTCAACTCCTCCCCGTACTTCTGGCCAGCAGTGCCCACCGTCTCAGGACAG ATTGAGAACACCATGTTTATTAACAAGATGAAGGAGCAGCTATTGCCCGCAGAGAagggctgcagcctggctcCCCCCCACTACCCTGCCTTGCTGACAGTACCCACCTCTGTGGCCCTACCCACTGGTATCTCCATGGACTCGGACACCAAGCCGGAGCAGCTGACACCACACAGCCAAGCCCCTGTGACTCAGAACATCACCGTGGTACCGGTGCAGTCTGCTGGGCTCATGACAGCAG GTCCTGGTCTGGTGATAACTTCCCCGTCAGGTTCCTTGGTGACCACAGCCGCCTCTGCCCAAACCTTTCCCATCTCAGCTCCCATGATTGTCTCTGCACTACCCCCTGGCTCCCAGGCAGCCCTCCAGGTGGTTCCTGACCTGTCCAAGAAAGGGACAACCACCCTCTCCGAAGGTGGTGGGGGTGGCGGGGGTGGGGGAGTTGCCCCCAAACCGCCCCGGGGCCGGAAGAAGAAACGATTGCAGGAGTCGGGGCTGCCAGAGATGAGCGACCCCTTTGTGCTGTCAAACGAGGATGATGAGGACCAGCACAAGGATGGCAAGACATACAG GTGCCGGATGTGTTCGCTGACCTTCTACTCCAAGTCGGAGATGCAGATCCACTCCAAGTCCCATACGGAGACAAAGCCACACAAGTGTCCTCACTGCTCCAAGAGCTTCGCCAACAGCTCGTACCTGGCCCAGCACATTCGCATCCACTCAGGGGCCAAGCCCTACACGTGCAGCTACTGCCAGAAGGCCTTCCGCCAGCTCTcccacctgcagcagcacacaCG TATCCACACCGGGGACCGACCCTACAAATGCGCTCACCCTGGGTGTGAAAAGGCTTTCACCCAGCTTTCCAACCTGCAG TCCCACAGACGGCAGCACAACAAAGACAAACCTTTCAAGTGCCACAACTGCCACCGTGCGTACACGGATGCTGCCTCCTTGGAGGTACACCTGGCTACGCACACGGTGAAACACGCCAAGGTCTACACCTGCTCCATCTGCAGCCGGGCCTACACCTCG GAGACATACCTGATGAAGCACATGCGGAAACACAACATCCCTGACCCACAGCAGCAGGTGGTTCAGGCACAAGCCCAGgcctctcagcagcagcagcacttccagccgcagggtgggggggcagcagggggcCCTTCTGGAGACACTAACCAACCCAACCCTCCCCCCCAGTGCTCCTTTGACCTGACTCCTTACAAGACTTCAGAGCATCACAAGGACATCTGCCTCACTGTCAGCACCAGCGCCATCCAAGTGGAGCACCTCTCCAGCTCCTAG